The following proteins come from a genomic window of Desulfonatronum sp. SC1:
- a CDS encoding sigma-54 dependent transcriptional regulator, with product MPVASILFLAPTSVVTPLFQPIKRAGLDVGMAETIPGALKFIQRQQPILIFCRDRLTGFQAEDLLRAMQQAAEPMPPVIIFTDNGSAEDAKRFLELGARDYWLEPLLWNKVRALLTAPPEAKPKEPHKPTPDETRSDPESAIIGRHPTMKRTLALAKQVARSKATILISGESGTGKEMFARFLHNSSDRSAQPFIAVNCAALPEHLLESELFGHEKGAFTGAITRKLGKFELAHGGTILLDEISEMDLGLQAKLLRVLQEGELDRVGGSETVPVDVRVLATTNRNLTASVEAKEFRQDLYYRLNVIPLRLPPLRERGDDIQLLADFFVSRFTKMYSLGKISISPGARQWLTEHDWPGNVRELQNLMERAALLCGGAPIEPRHFLLDESGDWQGEPETSEAVEGALGSFCAEKPLNEFDDENESGGEYGDELEVESVVAEEAATDRSPDATTLDISDSERPILPLHEVERQLIFKSLDHTAGNRTQAALLLGVSVRTLRNKLNEYRKMGLKVP from the coding sequence ATGCCTGTTGCGAGCATCCTCTTTCTGGCACCCACTTCCGTGGTCACGCCGCTCTTTCAGCCCATCAAACGCGCCGGCCTGGACGTGGGAATGGCCGAAACCATCCCCGGAGCGCTGAAGTTCATCCAGCGCCAGCAGCCGATTCTGATCTTCTGCCGGGATCGGCTGACCGGCTTTCAGGCCGAGGATCTGCTCCGCGCCATGCAACAAGCCGCCGAACCCATGCCTCCGGTGATCATCTTCACGGACAACGGCTCGGCGGAGGACGCCAAACGGTTCTTGGAACTGGGGGCCAGGGACTATTGGCTGGAGCCGCTGCTCTGGAACAAGGTCCGCGCCTTGCTCACAGCCCCGCCCGAGGCCAAACCCAAGGAGCCTCACAAGCCGACGCCCGACGAAACCCGAAGCGACCCGGAAAGCGCCATCATCGGCCGCCACCCGACTATGAAGCGGACCCTGGCCTTGGCCAAGCAGGTGGCCCGCTCCAAGGCGACCATCCTGATTTCCGGCGAATCCGGAACAGGCAAGGAAATGTTCGCCAGGTTCCTGCACAACTCCAGCGACCGCTCGGCCCAGCCCTTCATTGCCGTGAACTGCGCGGCCCTGCCGGAACACCTTCTGGAAAGCGAATTGTTCGGCCACGAAAAGGGGGCCTTCACCGGGGCCATCACCCGCAAGCTGGGCAAATTCGAATTGGCCCACGGCGGGACGATCCTCCTGGACGAAATTTCGGAAATGGACCTCGGCTTGCAGGCCAAGCTGCTCCGGGTCTTGCAAGAGGGCGAACTGGACCGGGTCGGAGGCAGCGAGACCGTTCCTGTTGACGTGCGGGTCCTGGCCACCACCAACCGGAATTTGACGGCTTCCGTGGAGGCCAAGGAGTTTCGCCAGGATCTCTACTACCGCCTGAACGTCATCCCCTTGCGTCTGCCGCCCCTGCGCGAACGCGGAGATGACATTCAACTTCTGGCCGATTTTTTCGTCAGCCGATTCACCAAGATGTACTCCCTGGGCAAGATCAGCATCAGCCCGGGGGCCCGCCAGTGGCTTACGGAACACGACTGGCCGGGCAATGTCCGCGAACTGCAGAACCTGATGGAACGGGCCGCACTGCTGTGCGGCGGAGCACCCATTGAGCCGAGGCATTTTCTTCTGGATGAAAGCGGTGACTGGCAGGGAGAGCCCGAAACCTCGGAAGCCGTAGAGGGGGCATTGGGGAGCTTTTGCGCTGAAAAGCCGCTAAACGAGTTCGATGACGAGAACGAGTCCGGTGGCGAGTACGGGGACGAACTTGAGGTGGAATCCGTGGTTGCTGAAGAAGCCGCGACGGATAGATCCCCAGACGCGACCACGCTGGACATATCCGACAGCGAGCGTCCGATCCTGCCGCTGCACGAGGTGGAACGGCAACTGATTTTCAAAAGCCTGGACCACACCGCCGGCAACAGGACCCAGGCGGCCTTGCTGCTGGGGGTGTCCGTGCGCACCCTGCGCAACAAACTTAACGAATACCGAAAAATGGGACTCAAGGTTCCCTGA
- a CDS encoding FapA family protein encodes MRQTTLTLTAATSEEAAAMAMADFQCPPESVEITALEDGRFKADLLDHDADIKVAISADKMKATIADSMPAKGKGSPLNLEGLLKKLTEAGVRISPDADVAVQVVEQLSIGSDVAGTVIARGTPARPAKDASIEPLGDWDFPVFPGDAIARYVPPHASEAGLLVTGEQVSPHASARGADIEISKDAGCSLDRKASMIIAEQYGLPSIEGSGVSIQSLYSFVDKNMAIKATIYHRTFKDEPTGPHHLRDALQRMQVKAPLQEESVRRAATKAKERGAPVENVILCWGKLPKEGVDGSFEPTMISTPDTLGLETADGRIDFRARGVVRAVNEGDILGQLIPLQPGEPGIDVFGKPVPAKEGRPFTLLAEENVRCSPEGNEYYATASGMVFFQGNTLKVTEVFEIKGDVDLKVGNIKLERGSVNILGSVPSGFRVEAPGNVVVRDVVENAVIIAGGEVQVGCGIIMDQGGKVEAGGGISALYAQNAVLLAQGDVNIAHEINNCKITAKRSIIATRGRGKIIGGILRCGEGVLAKEIGSPAGVETQIYLGANRVTEVNMERKKELEDTLQKVYNSLGSGDIKGILERAPSHKRQIVAEVLKARVRCEQELSEIEQQIREERENFRTDINLRVKAQNIIHPDVIIVCFTASYKVTTPLTSPNIYYDPQQNQLVLA; translated from the coding sequence ATGCGCCAAACGACCCTGACTCTTACCGCGGCAACCAGCGAAGAAGCCGCGGCCATGGCCATGGCCGATTTTCAGTGCCCTCCAGAGAGTGTCGAAATTACCGCACTTGAGGACGGTCGATTCAAGGCTGACCTGTTGGATCATGATGCTGACATAAAGGTTGCAATCTCAGCGGATAAAATGAAGGCAACCATCGCGGATTCCATGCCAGCAAAGGGCAAAGGGAGCCCCCTGAACCTGGAAGGTCTGCTGAAAAAACTGACTGAGGCCGGCGTGCGTATTTCCCCGGACGCGGATGTTGCCGTGCAAGTGGTTGAACAACTCTCTATTGGATCTGATGTTGCCGGGACGGTCATTGCCAGGGGGACTCCTGCCCGTCCTGCCAAGGACGCATCAATCGAACCCCTGGGGGACTGGGATTTCCCGGTTTTTCCCGGGGACGCCATTGCCAGATACGTCCCCCCCCATGCCAGCGAAGCCGGTCTCCTGGTAACCGGAGAACAGGTCTCTCCTCACGCAAGCGCCCGAGGGGCTGACATTGAAATTTCCAAGGACGCCGGTTGCAGCCTGGACAGGAAAGCATCCATGATCATTGCCGAGCAGTATGGGCTGCCAAGCATCGAAGGCAGCGGGGTCAGCATCCAATCGCTTTATTCCTTTGTCGACAAGAACATGGCCATCAAGGCCACGATTTACCATCGTACATTCAAGGACGAACCAACAGGGCCCCATCATTTGCGGGACGCTCTTCAACGGATGCAGGTCAAGGCCCCGCTTCAGGAAGAATCAGTGCGCAGAGCCGCGACCAAGGCCAAAGAGCGTGGAGCCCCGGTAGAAAACGTCATTCTCTGTTGGGGCAAGCTACCCAAAGAAGGCGTTGACGGAAGCTTCGAACCGACCATGATTTCTACCCCCGACACTCTGGGCCTGGAAACCGCCGACGGCAGGATCGACTTCCGAGCACGAGGCGTGGTTCGTGCGGTGAATGAGGGCGACATCCTGGGCCAGTTGATTCCCTTGCAACCCGGGGAGCCGGGCATCGACGTGTTCGGAAAACCGGTACCAGCCAAAGAGGGTCGCCCGTTCACGCTGTTGGCCGAAGAAAATGTTCGCTGCTCCCCAGAAGGCAACGAGTACTACGCCACGGCCTCCGGCATGGTCTTTTTTCAGGGCAACACGCTTAAGGTCACGGAAGTCTTCGAAATCAAGGGCGACGTCGATCTGAAGGTGGGCAACATCAAATTGGAACGGGGTTCGGTCAACATCCTCGGTTCCGTACCGTCTGGCTTCCGGGTGGAGGCACCGGGCAACGTCGTGGTGAGGGACGTGGTCGAGAACGCCGTGATCATTGCCGGCGGCGAAGTTCAGGTAGGATGCGGCATTATCATGGACCAGGGGGGGAAGGTGGAGGCCGGAGGCGGCATATCCGCGCTGTATGCCCAAAACGCCGTACTCCTGGCTCAAGGTGACGTGAACATCGCCCACGAGATTAACAACTGCAAGATTACCGCCAAACGAAGCATCATCGCCACCAGGGGGAGAGGCAAGATCATCGGCGGCATCCTACGGTGCGGTGAAGGAGTCCTGGCCAAGGAAATCGGCTCGCCCGCGGGAGTGGAAACCCAGATTTATCTGGGTGCGAACCGCGTAACGGAAGTCAACATGGAGCGCAAAAAGGAACTGGAGGATACCCTGCAAAAAGTCTACAATTCCTTGGGCTCCGGAGACATCAAGGGCATCCTGGAAAGAGCTCCGTCACACAAACGCCAAATCGTGGCCGAGGTGCTCAAGGCCAGGGTGCGATGTGAACAGGAGCTTTCTGAGATCGAACAACAAATCCGCGAAGAGCGGGAGAATTTCCGCACCGACATTAACCTGAGGGTCAAAGCGCAGAACATTATCCACCCGGATGTAATCATCGTCTGCTTCACAGCGAGTTACAAGGTCACCACTCCCTTGACCAGCCCGAACATTTACTACGATCCCCAGCAAAACCAACTTGTCCTCGCATAA